In Symmachiella dynata, the following are encoded in one genomic region:
- a CDS encoding PEP-CTERM sorting domain-containing protein has product MGFKKTGRLVLALAMTVTMVTAAQAGPIQVGGTYNVRNTNFPNSFTSGPLTINSTAKPIGGAGSGGLTVRERITDTSSEAQWIEWIFEKTDAPLADVTTGGWKTEIFNVPVTTPVIYDGFFIYWTINGTAAQNITTIPGLGAPQVNPLNSSHLVYGGYFPAEGPFTGPLSFDALLTNYGLGISDGNMDINQINGFVVGAHLTTSVSADVVPEPASITMLAIGGIALCGYGWRRKRRTV; this is encoded by the coding sequence ATGGGGTTTAAAAAAACGGGACGACTCGTCCTCGCTCTGGCGATGACAGTCACGATGGTGACAGCGGCGCAGGCCGGACCGATCCAGGTGGGAGGCACGTATAACGTTAGAAACACGAACTTCCCCAACAGTTTTACGAGCGGACCGCTGACGATCAACTCGACAGCCAAACCGATCGGCGGCGCCGGTTCGGGCGGACTGACGGTGCGTGAACGGATTACCGACACCAGCTCCGAAGCGCAATGGATTGAATGGATCTTCGAAAAGACCGATGCGCCGTTGGCCGATGTGACTACCGGGGGTTGGAAGACTGAAATCTTCAATGTACCGGTCACCACTCCGGTGATTTATGATGGATTCTTCATTTACTGGACGATCAACGGCACCGCCGCGCAAAACATCACCACCATCCCCGGATTGGGCGCCCCGCAGGTCAACCCGCTGAACTCGTCGCATTTGGTGTACGGCGGGTATTTCCCAGCCGAAGGCCCCTTCACCGGCCCGTTGAGCTTCGATGCACTCCTGACCAATTACGGATTGGGAATTTCGGATGGAAACATGGACATCAACCAAATCAACGGCTTTGTCGTCGGCGCTCACCTGACAACATCAGTCAGCGCCGACGTAGTCCCCGAACCAGCCAGCATCACCATGCTGGCCATTGGCGGCATCGCCCTATGCGGCTACGGCTGGCGACGTAAACGCCGAACGGTCTGA